A single Criblamydia sequanensis CRIB-18 DNA region contains:
- a CDS encoding VIT1/CCC1 transporter family protein, with protein sequence MSGSHFDNKEAIHHVVEKQAQGIVDAAEVHGREIPGNLFAFADSAKECAIILGVLGVLSPFFIDSFSFTFRFFLIFAIALIIWKTFRSALLGWSRLERLHRIIAQEKWEIEHHRTQEKIELKALYEAKGFQGSLLDEVVEVLMADGDRLLKVMVEEELGLTLEKQEHPLKQAMGAALGSFLAGIMILLAFYFFPSHGSSIAALFIIGASGALAAYFEKNETLPAIVWNIGLGILVMGSSYFLAQFFQTF encoded by the coding sequence ATGAGCGGATCCCATTTTGATAATAAAGAAGCCATTCATCATGTCGTTGAAAAACAAGCACAAGGAATTGTTGATGCGGCAGAAGTTCATGGAAGAGAAATTCCTGGAAACTTATTCGCTTTTGCCGATTCCGCTAAGGAGTGCGCAATTATTCTAGGAGTGCTAGGGGTTCTTTCCCCCTTTTTTATCGACTCCTTTTCTTTCACATTCCGCTTTTTTCTTATCTTTGCAATTGCGCTAATAATTTGGAAAACCTTTAGAAGCGCGCTTTTAGGCTGGTCTCGGCTTGAAAGGCTGCATCGAATTATTGCTCAGGAAAAGTGGGAAATCGAGCATCATCGCACCCAGGAAAAAATAGAACTAAAGGCACTTTACGAAGCCAAAGGCTTTCAAGGCTCCCTCTTAGATGAGGTCGTCGAGGTTCTTATGGCAGATGGAGATAGGCTTTTAAAGGTAATGGTTGAAGAAGAGCTCGGCTTAACTCTTGAAAAACAAGAACACCCCTTAAAGCAAGCTATGGGAGCTGCCTTAGGCTCTTTTTTAGCGGGAATTATGATCCTGCTTGCTTTTTACTTTTTTCCATCTCACGGAAGCTCAATTGCAGCTCTTTTTATTATAGGAGCATCGGGGGCTCTTGCCGCCTACTTTGAGAAAAATGAAACCCTTCCGGCCATTGTTTGGAATATCGGGCTTGGTATTTTAGTCATGGGATCCTCGTACTTTTTAGCTCAATTTTTTCAAACATTTTGA